The window CCGCTTATGTTTTGTATCAAATGTGGCAAGCAACAGTCCGATGACGCCAGGTTTTGTTCCAGTTGTGGCATTGAGAGCCCCAAGGCGGTTACGTCATTTACGACGGAATCAATGACACAGCCCAAAAAGCAATCCTCCGCATGGTTGAACACCGGTATTATCATGGTGATTATTGGATTCCTACTCGCAATAAACAATTTTTACGCACCAACCACCGCAGAAGCCGTAGGTTACGATATTGGAAACTCAATCGTTTTCTTCCTTGGTTTAAGCATTATTTATTTCGAGCTTAGAAAAAAGAAAAATGACGTGAAGTTAGAATCAGAAAACACACACCATTCGGGGACGTTTACTGGTGCTAAGGATGAAGCCACAAAAGAAATAAATGACGCCGAACTCGATGCTTCGAGTGAAATTATTATTTCGCACGTTCAGACTAACAGGCCTGCCGGAATAGAAATTGCAAATAACTATAATATTTTCTTACCCATTTGGGGCGGTTGGGGTTATTCAAAAGAGGATGCCGTCGTGATAGACAGCAGACATCCGATAGTAAATCCCGACAAGCCGTTTGACGGGGTGGGGATTGAGTATGCGTTCGTGAAGAATAGAATCAATAAAGAACTGGATACTGCCCAACCGGAGGGTCAAAAATTCACAGGCATTAAATATAAACTTCTGGAGCAGACATTTCGCAACGACGGGGATAAGAAATTCGATATATTGAAATTTGAGGTCGAGGCGCTGCCGGTCACAGCGAAAGCTGAGCCGCTGGTGTGGGAAGAGGAGTTTTGGTTCGATATAACGAGTTTCATGCTAAAGACGCGGTAGTTGTCGGCATCCTATAGAGAACGGTACGGCCAAAACATCGAAGTTTTGTTCTTATGTAATTATCCACATCGCCACCTTGACAAAAAATATATTTATGTTTGGTAAGATAAATGTTATAATACTCATGTAGCGTTCTCTGTTAAACATAATCGCGCTGTCCGTCGCGGCCTCACGATACACGAGGCTTTGTGAATTTTACGGACAAGGTTTCAATCCTGCGGACTGACTAAAGCGTCCCGCGAAACGACCAATGGTCGTTTTGCGTTATGCAAATCAAGCCCAGATTAAAAGCGGCTTCCATTGGTGGAGGCCGCTTTTTAACTACCTTAGTCAGCAGGGAGAAACTATGCGTTCGATAGAAAGGCGTTTCAAAAACAATCAAGCTAAGCGTCGCGGTTGGAGTTCAGTCGTATGCTTTGCAACTGCAATCAGTGGCCAAGGTTTTAGCGCGGATAGGCTTAGCCGCCACTTTAACGACTTGGTAGATGCGAACGATTACGACAAGTCGGACAAACGAGCTATTTTGGGGTTTCTGGCGGACCTGAATAGTGCGCGAGGCGTACTGAATTTGCCACCAAAACGACCGTAGAACGAACGGAAACACAAAAAAGGTATTACTTACTATGTTAAGCATCGAGCAGTGCAGAAAGGCCGATATTGGGTTGGCCGACCTCTCCGACGATGAGGTGGCTGCGCTCCGTGATGCCGTTGTTGCCTTCGTGCAACTTGCTTTCGAGGTGAGCGTGTCGGTTACCGGCGGTTCCAAAATCGCCCCTGGGTTAATGAAATAATCGCCCGATTAGAGTTACAATGTATCCATATGGAACAAGAGCTGTTGAAAAATTGTATTATTTACTGCCGCGTTTCCTCTAAGGAGCAGGTGGAGGGGACGAGTCTAGAATCACAAGAGCGCAACTGCCGCAGATATGCAGACGCTCACGGCCTCAAGGTTTTGGAGGTTTTCGTTGACCGTGGAGAATCGGCGAGGACGGTGGACAGGCCGGAGTTCTTGAAAGCAATCAGTTATTGCGCGAGACGAAAGCCACCTGTTGATTTTTTCTTG is drawn from Patescibacteria group bacterium and contains these coding sequences:
- a CDS encoding zinc-ribbon domain-containing protein; translation: MVGHAGKPAWVAQAIAGEGLFASCYKFNPLMFCIKCGKQQSDDARFCSSCGIESPKAVTSFTTESMTQPKKQSSAWLNTGIIMVIIGFLLAINNFYAPTTAEAVGYDIGNSIVFFLGLSIIYFELRKKKNDVKLESENTHHSGTFTGAKDEATKEINDAELDASSEIIISHVQTNRPAGIEIANNYNIFLPIWGGWGYSKEDAVVIDSRHPIVNPDKPFDGVGIEYAFVKNRINKELDTAQPEGQKFTGIKYKLLEQTFRNDGDKKFDILKFEVEALPVTAKAEPLVWEEEFWFDITSFMLKTR